Proteins from a single region of Bradyrhizobium diazoefficiens:
- a CDS encoding ATP-binding protein has translation MQGAQRNSLRLLQGMMAASLALPIALFAIAATISYNSTRDTADREIERTLDVAHEHALKVFETIDRSLAELNEVVRGLPDDVIRSREPALHRRLKQLTDSLPQLKSVWIFDANGKSLVNSLASPPPDQSFADRDYFYAHVDQSIGTFMGASLAPRQPYQGARFFGVSRRRESDDGSFIGVIQASVLPEYFESYYARIGSDPGSFFAMGRSDGVVLAHFPRLDRDFRLDPNAPVGRTIAAHPGHGLMTIAWPSDGIERRIGYRRVAEYPIYVSAGLETSAIRARWLATMSQHLVFGVPATALLFILLAFAFRRTQHLQLEAGKRREAEEALKHSQRLEALGQLTGGVAHDFNNLLTVIRASVDLLNRPQLSEERRQRYITAIAEAVARAAKLTSQLLAFARRQTLKPEVFDVGDRMQSLRDMLATLLGPAIEIVMQLPAEPCLANADAGQFETALINMATNARDAMRGKGRITFTVHAAATVPDTLAHLLGSQILNNLGFVCIAVSDIGIGIPAAQLSRIFEPFFTTKQVGQGTGLGLSQVFGFARQSGGEVTVMSEVGQGSTFSLYLPRMPASLLPRSQAPTTAPAVAGSGMSVLVVEDNIELGNFAADGLTELGYSITLVDNAADALAELVADPDRFDVVFSDVVMPGMTGLDLAQAIRDRCMGVPIVLTTGYSQALSQDGVAGVELVQKPYSIEELSRVLHHTARLKRVRGGAAG, from the coding sequence GTGCAGGGCGCGCAACGCAATTCGTTGAGACTATTGCAGGGGATGATGGCCGCATCCCTCGCGCTGCCGATTGCGCTGTTCGCTATCGCCGCCACGATCTCCTACAATTCGACGCGCGACACCGCCGACCGTGAGATCGAGCGCACGCTCGATGTCGCCCATGAGCACGCGCTCAAGGTGTTCGAGACCATCGATCGCAGCCTGGCCGAGCTCAACGAGGTCGTGCGCGGCCTTCCCGACGATGTCATCCGCTCGCGCGAACCTGCGCTGCACCGGCGCCTGAAGCAGCTCACCGATTCATTGCCGCAGCTCAAATCCGTCTGGATCTTCGATGCGAACGGAAAATCGCTGGTCAACAGTCTCGCGTCGCCGCCGCCGGATCAGAGCTTTGCCGACCGCGATTACTTCTATGCCCATGTCGACCAGAGCATCGGCACTTTCATGGGCGCCTCGCTGGCGCCGCGCCAGCCCTATCAAGGTGCGCGCTTCTTCGGCGTCAGCCGCCGCCGCGAGTCTGACGACGGCAGCTTCATCGGCGTGATTCAGGCGTCCGTGCTGCCGGAATATTTCGAGAGCTATTATGCCCGGATCGGGTCCGATCCCGGCAGCTTCTTTGCGATGGGCCGCTCCGATGGCGTCGTGCTGGCGCATTTCCCGCGGCTCGATCGCGACTTCCGGCTCGATCCGAACGCCCCGGTCGGCCGGACCATCGCAGCCCATCCCGGCCATGGGCTGATGACCATCGCCTGGCCATCGGACGGGATCGAGCGGCGCATCGGCTACCGGCGCGTCGCCGAATATCCGATCTATGTCAGCGCCGGCCTCGAGACCTCGGCGATCCGCGCACGCTGGCTTGCCACCATGAGCCAGCATCTGGTGTTCGGCGTGCCTGCGACCGCGCTGCTGTTCATCCTGCTGGCCTTCGCCTTCCGGCGCACCCAGCATCTCCAGCTTGAGGCTGGCAAGCGGCGCGAGGCCGAGGAAGCGCTCAAGCACAGCCAACGTCTGGAGGCACTGGGCCAGCTCACCGGCGGCGTCGCGCACGATTTCAACAACCTACTCACCGTGATCCGCGCGTCCGTCGACCTGCTGAACCGGCCGCAACTGAGCGAGGAGCGGCGGCAACGCTACATCACGGCGATTGCGGAGGCGGTCGCGCGCGCCGCCAAGCTGACCTCGCAGCTGCTTGCCTTTGCGCGGCGCCAGACCTTGAAGCCCGAAGTGTTCGACGTCGGCGATCGCATGCAGTCGCTGCGCGACATGCTCGCCACGCTGCTCGGACCGGCGATCGAAATCGTCATGCAACTGCCGGCCGAGCCCTGCCTCGCCAACGCCGATGCCGGGCAGTTCGAGACCGCCCTGATCAACATGGCGACCAACGCGCGCGATGCCATGCGGGGCAAAGGCCGGATCACCTTCACGGTTCACGCGGCGGCGACCGTTCCCGACACGCTGGCGCATCTTTTGGGCAGCCAGATCTTGAACAATCTTGGGTTCGTCTGCATCGCTGTCAGCGACATCGGCATCGGCATTCCCGCGGCTCAATTGAGCCGCATCTTCGAGCCGTTCTTCACCACCAAGCAGGTCGGCCAGGGCACCGGCCTCGGCCTTTCACAGGTGTTCGGCTTCGCCCGGCAATCCGGCGGCGAAGTGACTGTGATGAGCGAGGTCGGCCAGGGCAGCACCTTCTCGCTGTATCTGCCGCGCATGCCGGCAAGTCTCTTGCCCCGGAGTCAGGCGCCGACCACGGCCCCGGCGGTCGCCGGCAGCGGCATGTCGGTGCTGGTCGTGGAGGACAATATCGAGCTCGGCAATTTCGCCGCCGACGGGCTGACCGAGCTCGGCTACAGCATCACGCTGGTCGACAACGCCGCCGACGCGCTCGCCGAGCTCGTCGCCGACCCCGATCGCTTCGATGTCGTGTTCTCCGACGTCGTCATGCCTGGAATGACCGGGCTCGATCTCGCGCAGGCGATCCGCGATCGCTGCATGGGCGTTCCGATCGTGCTGACCACGGGCTACAGCCAGGCCCTGTCCCAGGACGGCGTGGCCGGCGTCGAGCTCGTGCAGAAGCCCTATTCGATCGAGGAATTGTCGCGCGTGCTGCACCACACTGCGCGGCTGAAACGCGTGCGCGGCGGTGCCGCCGGCTGA
- a CDS encoding succinate dehydrogenase iron-sulfur subunit, whose translation MVEFALPKNSKITGGKTWPKPAGATDVREFRVYRWNPDDGKNPSVDTYYVDTNDCGPMVLDGLIWIKNHIDPSLTFRRSCREGVCGSCAMNIDGQNTLACTRSMHDVKDGAVKINPLPHQPVVKDLVPDLTNFYAQYASIEPWLKTTSPTPQKEWRQTHEDREKLDGLYECILCACCSTSCPSYWWNSDRYLGPAALLQANRWVSDSRDEATGERLDNLEDPFRLYRCHTILNCAKACPKGLNPAEAIAELKLKMVERQI comes from the coding sequence ATGGTTGAATTCGCACTTCCGAAGAACTCCAAGATCACTGGCGGCAAGACCTGGCCGAAGCCCGCGGGCGCGACTGACGTTCGCGAATTCCGCGTCTATCGCTGGAATCCTGATGACGGCAAGAATCCGAGCGTCGACACCTATTACGTCGACACCAATGATTGCGGGCCGATGGTGCTGGACGGCCTGATCTGGATCAAGAATCACATCGACCCGTCGCTGACCTTCCGCCGCTCCTGCCGCGAAGGCGTCTGCGGCTCCTGCGCGATGAACATCGACGGCCAGAACACGCTGGCCTGCACCCGCTCGATGCACGATGTGAAGGACGGCGCGGTGAAGATCAACCCGCTGCCGCACCAGCCGGTCGTGAAGGACCTCGTCCCCGACCTGACCAATTTCTATGCGCAGTACGCCTCCATCGAGCCGTGGCTGAAGACGACTTCGCCGACGCCGCAGAAGGAATGGCGTCAGACCCATGAGGACCGCGAAAAGCTCGACGGCCTCTACGAGTGCATCCTCTGCGCCTGCTGCTCGACCTCCTGCCCGAGTTATTGGTGGAACAGCGACCGCTATCTCGGCCCCGCCGCGCTGCTCCAGGCCAACCGCTGGGTGTCTGATTCGCGCGACGAGGCCACCGGCGAGCGGCTCGACAATCTCGAGGACCCGTTCCGCCTCTACCGCTGCCACACCATCCTGAACTGCGCCAAGGCCTGCCCGAAGGGCCTGAACCCGGCCGAAGCCATCGCCGAGCTCAAGCTCAAGATGGTCGAGCGCCAGATCTAG
- the sdhA gene encoding succinate dehydrogenase flavoprotein subunit, producing the protein MAAETNGKGNGAPATNGKAYPIEDHTYDVVVVGAGGAGLRAVVGCSEAGLRTACITKVFPTRSHTVAAQGGISASLGNMHEDDWRWHMYDTVKGSDWLGDQDAIEYMVRNAPEAVYELEHWGVPFSRTEDGKIYQRPFGGMTTEFGKAQAQRTCAAADRTGHAMLHTMYGQSLRHAAEFFIEFFAIDLIMDDQGTCRGVIALKLDDGTLHRFRAQTVILATGGYGRAYASCTSAHTCTGDGGGMVLRAGLPMQDMEFVQFHPTGIYGSGCLVTEGARGEGGYLVNSEGERFMERYAPSAKDLASRDVVSRAMTIEIREGRGVGKKKDHIFLHLDHLDPAVLAERLPGISESAKIFANVDVTREPIPIVPTVHYNMGGIPTNYHGEVLTKRDGDDNAIIPGLMAIGEAACVSVHGANRLGSNSLIDLVVFGRAAALRLAEKLTPNARQPELPANSSDLALGRLDHYRYASGGTPTAKLREGMQHVMQNNCAVFRTGEVLSEGQNLIQKVHSGITDIAVSDRSLVWNSDLVETLEFDNLISQAVVTMNSAANRTESRGAHAREDFSARDDKNWMKHTLAWLDDSGKVKIEYRPVHDYTMTNDVQYIPPKARVY; encoded by the coding sequence ATGGCCGCTGAGACCAATGGCAAGGGCAACGGCGCTCCCGCCACCAACGGAAAAGCCTATCCGATCGAGGACCACACTTACGACGTCGTCGTGGTCGGCGCCGGCGGCGCAGGCCTGCGCGCCGTGGTCGGGTGCAGCGAGGCTGGTCTGCGCACCGCCTGCATTACCAAGGTGTTTCCGACCCGCTCGCACACGGTCGCGGCGCAGGGCGGCATCTCGGCTTCGCTCGGCAACATGCACGAGGACGACTGGCGCTGGCACATGTACGACACCGTGAAGGGGTCGGACTGGCTCGGCGACCAGGACGCGATCGAATACATGGTGCGTAACGCGCCCGAGGCGGTCTACGAGCTCGAGCATTGGGGCGTGCCGTTCTCGCGCACCGAGGACGGCAAGATCTACCAGCGCCCGTTCGGCGGCATGACCACCGAGTTCGGCAAAGCTCAAGCGCAGCGCACCTGCGCCGCCGCCGACCGCACTGGTCACGCCATGCTGCACACGATGTACGGCCAGTCGCTGCGCCACGCGGCCGAGTTCTTCATCGAATTCTTCGCCATCGATTTGATCATGGACGACCAGGGCACCTGCCGCGGCGTGATCGCGCTCAAGCTCGACGACGGCACGCTACACCGCTTCCGCGCCCAGACCGTGATCCTCGCGACCGGCGGCTACGGCCGCGCCTACGCCTCCTGCACCTCGGCGCACACCTGCACCGGCGACGGCGGCGGCATGGTGCTGCGCGCCGGCCTGCCGATGCAGGACATGGAGTTCGTCCAGTTCCACCCGACCGGCATCTACGGCTCGGGCTGTCTCGTCACCGAAGGTGCACGCGGCGAAGGCGGCTATCTCGTCAACTCCGAGGGCGAACGCTTCATGGAGCGTTACGCGCCGTCCGCAAAGGACCTCGCCTCGCGCGACGTCGTCTCGCGCGCGATGACGATCGAGATCCGCGAGGGCCGCGGCGTCGGCAAGAAGAAGGACCACATCTTTCTGCATCTCGACCATCTCGATCCCGCGGTGCTCGCCGAGCGCCTGCCGGGCATCTCCGAATCCGCAAAGATTTTTGCCAATGTCGACGTGACGCGCGAGCCGATCCCGATCGTGCCGACCGTGCACTACAACATGGGCGGTATCCCCACGAACTATCACGGCGAGGTGCTGACCAAGCGGGACGGCGACGACAACGCCATCATCCCCGGCCTGATGGCGATCGGCGAAGCCGCTTGCGTCTCGGTGCACGGCGCCAACCGCCTCGGCTCGAACTCGCTGATCGACCTCGTCGTGTTCGGCCGCGCCGCAGCGCTCCGTCTTGCCGAGAAGCTCACGCCCAACGCCAGGCAGCCCGAGCTGCCGGCGAATTCGTCCGACCTCGCGCTCGGCCGCCTCGACCACTATCGTTACGCCTCCGGCGGCACGCCGACCGCAAAGCTGCGCGAAGGCATGCAGCACGTGATGCAGAACAATTGCGCAGTGTTCCGCACCGGCGAAGTGCTGAGCGAAGGCCAGAACCTGATCCAGAAGGTCCACAGCGGTATCACCGACATCGCCGTGTCCGACCGCTCGCTGGTGTGGAATTCCGACCTGGTCGAGACGCTCGAATTCGACAACCTGATCTCGCAGGCGGTGGTGACGATGAACTCGGCCGCCAACCGCACCGAGAGCCGCGGCGCGCATGCCCGCGAGGACTTCTCCGCGCGCGACGACAAGAACTGGATGAAGCACACGCTGGCCTGGCTGGATGATTCCGGCAAGGTCAAGATCGAGTACCGCCCGGTTCACGACTACACCATGACCAACGACGTGCAGTATATCCCGCCGAAAGCGCGCGTGTACTGA
- the sdhD gene encoding succinate dehydrogenase, hydrophobic membrane anchor protein has product MSATDTPKRSMRTPLGRVRNLGAAHSGTSDFWRQRITGVAMTLLMIPVLVIVMMLLGRNQAGAAQILSSLPVALILLLFIIASAWHMKIGMQVVIEDYVHNEKLKLVSIMFNNFFSIAVALASTYAILKLSSGV; this is encoded by the coding sequence ATGAGCGCAACCGATACGCCCAAGCGCAGCATGCGCACCCCGCTCGGCCGTGTCCGCAATCTCGGGGCCGCCCATTCCGGCACGTCCGATTTCTGGCGCCAGCGCATCACCGGCGTCGCCATGACGCTGCTGATGATCCCGGTGCTGGTCATCGTCATGATGCTGCTTGGCCGCAACCAGGCCGGCGCGGCGCAGATCCTCTCTTCACTTCCCGTCGCCCTGATCCTGTTGCTCTTCATCATCGCCAGCGCCTGGCACATGAAGATCGGCATGCAGGTCGTGATCGAGGACTACGTCCATAACGAGAAGCTCAAGCTCGTCTCGATCATGTTCAACAATTTCTTCTCGATCGCCGTGGCGCTCGCCTCGACCTACGCGATCCTGAAACTTTCTTCCGGAGTGTAA
- the sdhC gene encoding succinate dehydrogenase, cytochrome b556 subunit: MTARIERPLSPHMQVYRWTLTMALSIVHRATGIALYVGTLLLAWWLMAAASGSAAAYSNVQAFTGSIIGRLIVFGYTWALMHHMLSGIRHFVWDLGFGFKANEREALTWAALIGGIVLTILIWIIAYAVGGVR; encoded by the coding sequence ATGACCGCACGGATCGAACGACCGCTTTCACCACACATGCAAGTCTACCGCTGGACGCTGACGATGGCGCTGTCCATCGTCCATCGCGCTACCGGTATCGCCCTTTACGTCGGGACCCTGCTGCTGGCCTGGTGGCTGATGGCAGCCGCTTCGGGCTCCGCCGCGGCCTATTCCAATGTGCAGGCCTTCACCGGCAGCATCATCGGCCGGCTGATCGTGTTCGGCTACACCTGGGCGCTGATGCACCATATGCTGAGCGGCATCCGGCACTTCGTGTGGGACCTCGGCTTCGGCTTCAAGGCCAATGAGCGCGAAGCGCTGACCTGGGCCGCGCTGATCGGCGGCATCGTGCTGACGATCCTGATCTGGATCATCGCCTACGCGGTCGGAGGTGTACGATGA
- a CDS encoding malonyl-CoA synthase: MNQAANANLFSRLFDGLDDPKRLAIETQDGAHISYGDLIARAGQMANVLVARGVKPGDRVAVQVEKSVANLVLYLATVRAGAVYLPLNTAYTLNELDYFMGDAEPSLVVCDPAKAEGLAPIAAKVKAKVETLGADGKGSLTEAADTASSEFTTVPRENDDLAAILYTSGTTGRSKGAMLSHDNLASNSISLVGYWRFTDKDVLIHALPIYHTHGLFVATNVTLFARASMIFLPKLDPDLIIKLMARATVLMGVPTFYTRLLQNPALSRETTKHMRLFISGSAPLLAETHREWSARTGHAVLERYGMTETNMNTSNPYDGERVPGAVGFPLPGVSVRVTDPETGEELPREEIGMIEVKGPNVFRGYWRMPEKTKSEFRPDGFFITGDLGKIDGKGYVHILGRGKDLVISGGFNVYPKEIESEIDTMPGVIESAVIGVPHADFGEGVTAVLVCNKGADITEAAVLKALDGRLAKFKMPKRVLVVDELPRNTMGKVQKNVLRDTYKDIYAKK; this comes from the coding sequence ATGAACCAAGCAGCCAACGCCAACCTGTTTTCCCGCCTGTTCGACGGCCTCGACGATCCCAAACGCCTCGCGATCGAGACGCAGGACGGCGCTCATATCAGCTATGGCGATCTGATCGCGCGGGCCGGGCAGATGGCGAATGTGCTGGTCGCGCGTGGCGTGAAGCCGGGCGACCGCGTCGCGGTGCAGGTCGAGAAATCCGTCGCCAATCTCGTGCTGTATCTGGCGACGGTGCGGGCCGGTGCGGTCTATCTGCCGCTCAACACCGCCTATACGCTGAACGAGCTCGATTACTTCATGGGCGATGCCGAGCCGTCGCTGGTGGTCTGCGATCCGGCCAAGGCCGAAGGCCTTGCCCCGATCGCCGCCAAGGTGAAGGCCAAGGTCGAGACGCTCGGAGCTGACGGCAAGGGTTCGCTGACGGAGGCCGCGGACACGGCGAGCAGTGAATTTACCACGGTGCCGCGCGAAAACGACGATCTCGCCGCGATCCTCTACACGTCGGGCACCACCGGCCGCTCCAAGGGCGCGATGCTCAGCCACGACAATCTCGCGTCGAACTCGATCTCGCTCGTCGGCTACTGGCGCTTCACCGATAAGGACGTGCTGATCCACGCGCTGCCGATCTATCACACCCACGGCCTGTTCGTGGCAACCAACGTGACGCTGTTTGCCCGGGCGTCGATGATCTTCCTGCCGAAGCTCGATCCGGATCTCATCATCAAGCTGATGGCGCGCGCGACCGTGCTGATGGGCGTGCCGACGTTCTACACGCGGCTGCTGCAAAATCCCGCGCTGTCGCGCGAAACCACAAAACATATGCGGCTGTTCATCTCGGGCTCGGCGCCGCTGCTCGCCGAGACCCATCGCGAATGGTCGGCGCGCACGGGCCACGCCGTGCTCGAGCGCTACGGCATGACCGAGACCAACATGAACACGTCGAACCCCTATGACGGCGAGCGCGTGCCCGGCGCGGTCGGCTTTCCGCTGCCCGGCGTCTCCGTCCGCGTCACCGACCCCGAGACCGGCGAAGAATTGCCGCGCGAGGAGATCGGCATGATCGAGGTCAAGGGCCCGAACGTCTTTAGAGGTTATTGGCGCATGCCGGAGAAGACCAAGTCGGAATTCCGGCCCGACGGCTTCTTCATCACCGGCGACCTCGGCAAGATCGACGGCAAGGGCTACGTCCATATCCTCGGCCGCGGCAAGGACCTCGTGATCTCCGGCGGCTTCAACGTCTACCCCAAGGAGATCGAAAGCGAGATCGACACGATGCCGGGCGTGATCGAATCCGCCGTGATCGGCGTGCCGCATGCCGATTTCGGCGAGGGCGTCACGGCCGTGCTGGTTTGCAACAAGGGGGCCGATATCACGGAGGCCGCCGTGCTGAAGGCGCTCGACGGAAGGCTCGCAAAGTTCAAGATGCCCAAGCGCGTCTTGGTCGTCGACGAGCTGCCGCGCAACACCATGGGCAAGGTGCAGAAGAACGTGCTGCGGGATACGTACAAGGATATTTACGCGAAGAAATAG
- a CDS encoding SDR family oxidoreductase has protein sequence MTKNGKRVAWVTGGGSGIGEAGAEALAADGWIVVISGRRKDALDAVVAKITGTGGAAEALALDVSNAAAAQKAADHIVAKHGRIDLLVNNAGINVPKRSWQDMELEGWDKLVQVNLNGVLYCMRAVLPTMRKQQDGSIINVSSWAGRHVSKMPGPAYTTTKHAVLALTHSFNMDECVNGLRACCLMPGEVATPILKLRPVVPSEEEQARMLQPEDLGRTIAFIASMPPRVCINELLISPTHNRGFIQTPASRD, from the coding sequence ATGACCAAAAACGGGAAACGCGTGGCCTGGGTCACCGGCGGCGGCAGCGGGATCGGGGAGGCCGGCGCCGAGGCGCTGGCGGCCGACGGCTGGATCGTGGTGATCTCGGGCCGTCGCAAGGACGCCCTGGATGCCGTGGTTGCGAAGATCACCGGGACGGGCGGGGCCGCCGAGGCACTTGCGCTCGATGTGTCCAATGCCGCCGCGGCTCAGAAGGCGGCCGATCACATCGTCGCGAAGCACGGCCGCATTGACCTGCTCGTGAACAATGCCGGCATCAATGTCCCCAAGCGCAGCTGGCAGGACATGGAACTGGAAGGCTGGGACAAGCTCGTTCAGGTCAATCTCAACGGCGTGCTCTATTGCATGCGCGCGGTGCTGCCGACGATGCGCAAGCAGCAGGACGGCTCCATCATCAACGTCTCGTCCTGGGCCGGCCGCCACGTCTCGAAAATGCCGGGCCCGGCCTACACCACCACCAAGCACGCAGTGCTGGCGCTGACTCATTCCTTCAACATGGACGAATGCGTCAACGGCCTGCGCGCCTGCTGCCTGATGCCGGGCGAGGTGGCGACGCCGATCCTGAAGCTGCGCCCGGTGGTGCCGAGCGAAGAGGAGCAGGCCAGGATGCTGCAACCGGAAGATCTGGGACGCACCATCGCGTTCATCGCCAGCATGCCGCCGCGTGTCTGCATCAACGAGCTCCTGATCAGCCCGACGCATAATCGTGGGTTTATTCAGACGCCTGCGAGCCGGGATTAG
- a CDS encoding fasciclin domain-containing protein, whose amino-acid sequence MSKRIAYLTAAAFSALAITATVIAPVRAEEKTVMVGGAAMFPSKNIVQNAVKSKDHTTLVAAVKAAGLVPTLEGKGPFTVFAPTNAAFGKLPAGTVDNLVKPENKATLTKILAYHVVPGKLAASDLTDGKKLKTAEGEELTVKKQDGKLWIVDAKGGTSMVTISNVNQSNGVIHVVDTVLMPAT is encoded by the coding sequence ATGTCGAAGCGCATTGCCTATCTCACTGCTGCCGCCTTCAGCGCGCTGGCCATCACCGCGACCGTCATTGCGCCTGTTCGCGCCGAGGAAAAGACCGTCATGGTCGGCGGCGCCGCGATGTTCCCGTCGAAGAACATCGTCCAGAACGCCGTCAAGTCCAAGGATCACACCACGCTGGTGGCGGCGGTGAAAGCGGCCGGCCTGGTGCCGACGCTGGAAGGCAAGGGCCCGTTCACGGTATTCGCGCCGACCAACGCCGCCTTCGGCAAGCTGCCGGCCGGCACCGTCGATAACCTGGTCAAGCCCGAGAACAAGGCGACCCTGACCAAGATCCTCGCCTACCATGTCGTGCCCGGCAAGCTCGCGGCCTCCGATCTCACCGACGGCAAGAAGCTCAAGACTGCCGAGGGCGAGGAGTTGACCGTCAAAAAGCAGGACGGCAAGCTCTGGATCGTCGACGCCAAGGGCGGCACCTCAATGGTGACGATCTCCAACGTCAACCAGTCGAACGGCGTGATCCATGTGGTCGATACCGTGCTGATGCCGGCGACGTAA
- a CDS encoding cytochrome b/b6 domain-containing protein, which yields MSSLTVTDEQISAKPAKVIQPAWVRVMHWTNAVAMILMILSGWQIYNASPLFGFSFPRDYTLGGWLAGGLLWHFAAMWLLMINGLAYLITGFATGRFRKKLLPITPSGVIHDVRAALTFKLGHDDLSVYNYVQRLLYAGIIVVGVLIVLSGLSMWKPVQLYYLVKLFGDYPTARYVHFFCMAAICAFLVIHVLLALLVPKSLRAMIIGR from the coding sequence ATGTCGAGCCTCACAGTCACCGACGAGCAGATCAGCGCCAAGCCGGCCAAGGTGATCCAGCCGGCCTGGGTCCGCGTCATGCACTGGACCAACGCCGTCGCCATGATCCTGATGATCCTCTCCGGTTGGCAGATCTACAACGCCTCGCCGTTGTTCGGTTTCAGCTTCCCGCGCGACTACACGCTGGGCGGCTGGCTCGCCGGCGGCCTGCTCTGGCATTTTGCGGCGATGTGGCTCTTGATGATCAACGGCCTCGCCTATCTCATCACCGGCTTTGCCACCGGCCGCTTCCGCAAAAAGCTGCTGCCGATCACGCCCTCGGGCGTGATCCACGACGTCAGGGCCGCCCTGACATTCAAGCTCGGCCACGACGATCTTAGCGTCTACAATTATGTGCAGCGCCTGCTCTATGCCGGCATCATCGTGGTCGGCGTGCTGATCGTGCTGTCGGGCCTGTCGATGTGGAAACCGGTGCAGCTCTATTATCTGGTAAAACTGTTCGGCGACTATCCGACCGCGCGCTACGTGCACTTCTTCTGCATGGCCGCGATCTGCGCCTTCCTCGTCATTCACGTCCTGCTCGCGCTCTTGGTGCCAAAGAGCCTGCGCGCGATGATCATCGGACGTTAA
- a CDS encoding molybdopterin-dependent oxidoreductase has translation MAKRSFLIPGVDKRLLIKDSLKTMPDLSRRRFIAGGASLGALTLLTGCDVVDSSSAEEMLKTVSKFNDAVQDFIFNPDALAPTFPESAITKPFPFNAYYDLDDAPDIDGDDWKLEVRGLVDNKKSWTLPELYKLPEVTQVTRHICVEGWSAIGSWTGTPLRDFLKLIGADTRAKYVWFQCADKDGYNSPLDMRSALHPQTQMTFKYAGEILPRAYGFPMKIRVPTKLGFKNPKYVISMEVTNDYKGGYWEDQGYNSFSGS, from the coding sequence ATGGCCAAGCGTTCATTCCTGATCCCCGGCGTCGACAAGCGGCTGCTGATCAAGGACTCGCTCAAGACGATGCCGGATCTCAGCCGCCGCCGTTTTATCGCGGGCGGCGCCAGTCTCGGCGCGCTGACGCTGCTGACCGGCTGCGACGTGGTCGATTCGTCCTCCGCCGAGGAGATGCTGAAGACGGTTTCGAAATTCAACGACGCCGTGCAGGATTTCATCTTCAATCCCGACGCGCTCGCGCCGACCTTCCCCGAGAGCGCGATTACAAAACCGTTCCCGTTCAACGCCTATTACGATCTCGATGACGCGCCCGACATCGATGGCGACGACTGGAAGCTCGAGGTGCGCGGTCTCGTCGACAACAAGAAATCGTGGACGCTTCCGGAGTTGTACAAGCTGCCTGAGGTCACGCAAGTGACCCGCCACATCTGCGTCGAAGGTTGGAGCGCGATCGGCAGCTGGACCGGCACGCCCTTACGCGATTTCCTCAAGCTGATCGGCGCCGACACGCGTGCAAAGTATGTCTGGTTCCAGTGCGCCGACAAGGACGGCTACAATTCGCCTTTGGACATGCGCAGCGCGCTGCATCCGCAGACCCAGATGACGTTCAAATATGCGGGCGAGATTTTGCCCCGCGCCTACGGCTTCCCGATGAAGATCCGCGTGCCGACAAAACTCGGCTTCAAGAACCCGAAATATGTGATCTCGATGGAAGTCACCAACGACTACAAGGGCGGATATTGGGAAGACCAGGGGTATAATTCGTTCAGCGGGAGCTAG